A segment of the Rhizobium bangladeshense genome:
GCACCGCCTGCCGATCTATTTTGCCGATGCCGCCCGCAGCCGGCGCTCGCATGAGGAGCATATCCGCATCTACGAGGCGCTGCTTGCCCGGGACGGTAATCTCGCCCAGGCGCTGATGAGCGCGCATCTTCAGGGTGCAGAAAGCTATTGGAAGGGTCTCATCGGCGGTCCAGCGACGGCGGCCGGATAGGCGTAACCAGCGGGAGGGCCGATGAGCTTCATCTTTTCGACACATCCATTGCACCCCGCGGCCACGGCCATGCTTGAGGCTGCAGGTGATCTGCGCGTGGCTTCCGCACCCGATCCCGAAACGCTGCTGCGAGAAGGCCGCGGCGCGGGCATTATTGTCGTGCGCGCGCCGATCCCCCCGGCCTTCTTCGAGGATGCGCCGGCGCTTCGCGCGGCGATCCGCCATGGTGCCGGCCTCGACATGGTGCCGATGGAGGCGGCGACCCGAGCCGGCGTGCTGGTCGCCAACGTGCCGGCTGTCAATGCGTCGACCGTCGCCGAGCACGTCTTGCTGGTGACATTGGCTCTGCTGAGGCGTTTCCGCCAAATGGACCGGGACCTGCGTCAGAACGGCTGGGCAGCAGGCCGCGCCCAGTCGGATGCGGCCGTCGACCTCGGCGGCCGCACTATGGGCATCGTCGGTATGGGCAATGTCGGCAAGGCGATCTTCAAGATCGCGAAGTTCGGTTTCGGCCTGGAGGTGGTCGCCACGAGCCGGTCGCCGGAAAACATGCCGGAGGGCGCGCGTTTCCTGGCAATCGATGAGCTTGTCGCGAGTGCCGACGTCCTCGTGCTCTGCTGCCCACTGACGCCGGAGACGACTGGCTTGCTCAATGCCAGGCGCATCGGCCGCATGAAGCCCGGTGCCATTCTGGTCAACGTCTCGCGCGGACCGGTGGTCGATGACGCCGCGCTGATCGAGGCGCTGCGGGACGGCCGCATCGGCGGGGCGGCGCTCGATGTCTTTGCAACGCAACCGTTGCCGCTCGATCATCCCTATTTCGGCTTTGCCAACGTCATCGTCACCCCGCATCTGGCTGGTCTGACGGAAGAGAGCATGATGCGTATGGGAACAGGCGCGGCCGCCGAAGCGCTGCGGGTCATCAAGGGCGACTTGCCGGTGAATTTACGCAATCCCGAAGTGACAGACCACTACCGTCGGCGCTTTCCGGCACAACGCGGCATCCGAGTGGGAAGGCCGGCTGTCCTGCCGCGGCCAGAGCCGTAGGCATCTTTTGCACCGATCAGGTCAGCCCGCATGCCGCAGGCTTACGCCGCTTCCCGCATCAAACAGCACGACCTTTTCCGGATTCCACGAAAAACGAACCGTATCCTCGATGCGAAGCGCCGTCTGCGTCGGCACGGTCGCGTGGATGAACCTCTCTCCGGTGCGTAGCGTCACGATCTTTTCGACACCATGGTTTTCCACGTCGTGCACCCGTGCTTCCCCCGGCGCACCGCTGTCGAGGAAGATGTCCTCTGGGCGGATGCCGAAGGTGAGCGGGCGACCGTCTGTCGCGAACCCGTGGCCGTTGCCAAGCGGCAGCCGGTACCCCTCGTTGGCTACTGCCTCGCCGCCGGCAAGCGTGCCGGCGATCAGGTTCATGGGCGGTGAACCGACGGCGCGCGCTACGAACGTGTTGACCGGGTTCCGGTAGATCTCCTGCGGTGTCCCTGTCTGCACCAACTGGCCGTTGTTCAGAACGCCGATCTTGTCGCCCATCGACATGGCTTCTATCTGGTCGTGGGTGACGAAGAGAAAGGTCGCGCCGAGGTTCATCTGCAGGTTCTTCAACTCCGTGCGGAGTGCTTCGCGAAGTTTTGCGTCGAGAGCCGAAAGCGGTTCGTCCATCAGGAAGACCCGGGGCTTGCGCACGATGGCACGGCCGATCGATACGCGCTGCATCTCGCCTCCCGACAGCCGGTCAGTCTTGCGGTCGAGGAGATGCTCGATGCGCAGGGTCTTCGCAACCCGAGCGACGCGCTCCTTGATTTCCTGGGGCTCAATGCGGCGGATACGGGATTTTAATGGAAACTCCAGGTTCTCCCGCACCGTATAGCGCGGGTAGAGCGAGTACTGCTGGAGCACCAGGGCTACGTCTCGCTCGGCGGCGCCCCAGTCGGCGACGTCGTGCCCGTCGATATAGATCTGGCCTGCCGTCGGCTTTTCGAGGCCGGCGATCAGGCGAAGCGTCGTTGTCTTGCCGGCCCCGGTCTGCCCGAGCAACACGAAAAACTCGCCGTCAGCGATATCGATGTTCAGGTTTTTCAGTGCCGTGTGGTTGCCGAAAGTCTTGGTAATGCCCTTGAGTTCGATATGCGCCATCAGAGTCTGATCCCAAGCGATGAACCGGTTGCCGTGTTGAAGAAATGCGCCTGGGCGGGGTCAATGCGTGCCCAGACGGCTTGGCCCGGTCCGGGCACGAAACCGCTTTTGGTTCGTGCCCTGATCATCTGCTGGCCGACCTTCAGGTCTACGATGTCGTGCGAGCCGAGCGGCTCGATAATATGCGCCTCGACCGGCACGAAGCCCTCACGTGCCTCTCGTGAAACGATCACCCCCTCCGGCCGAACTCCGAGTGTCAGCTGGCCGTTCTCGGCCCTCGCGTCAGAGAGGCGATTGGTCAGTACGGCGGGGAACTCGAAGCCCGTTGTCCCGGCGCTGACCTGCACGCTCGTGCGGTCGCCCGTTTGGCTGACGGTCGCCGGCGCCATGTTCATGACCGGGCTTCCGACAAACTGTGCGACGAACATGTTGGCGGGTTGCCCGTAAACCTCTTCCGGCGTGCCGACCTGCTGGAGGATGCCCTCGTGCATGATGACGATGCGGTCTGCCAGCGACATGGCCTCCACCTGGTCATGCGTCACGTAGATGGTGGTTGAACCCTGCTTGATATGCAGACGCTTGATTTCTGCCCGCATCTCCTCTCGCAGCTTCGCGTCCAGCGCACCAATCGGCTCGTCCATCAGCATGGCCTTTGGGCGTCGCACCAGCGCGCGGCCGATTGCCACGCGCTGCATGTCGCCCCCTGACAGCGCTGAAGGCTTGCGGGCCAGCAGACCGGTGATGCGCAGCACCGCGGCGATCTCGCGGACCGCCTTATCAACATCCGCGCGGCTCATCCGGGTGGCGCGGAGCGGGAAGGCGATGTTTTCGTAGACCGTCATGTGCGGGTAGAGCGAGAAGGATTGGAACACCATGGCGATGTCCCGGCCGGATGCCTTGATATGCTGCACCGGCTGCCCGTCGATCAGGATGTCGCCTTCGTCGATCGTCTCCAGGCCCGCGACGGCGCGCAGCGTCGTCGTCTTGCCGCAGCCCGATTGTCCGAGCAGCACGATGAATTCGTTGTCGGCGATGGCGAGATTAAGGTCTTTGATGACCTGGACGGCACCGAAATATTTCTGGATGGCGCGTAATTCAATCTGAGTCATGATTGGCCCCCTTCGTCTGGTTGCGCGTCCCGGGGGATTTTGGTCGTCACCATGAAGGCGATCAGTCCTACGAGCGTCATCGTCATGCCGTAGCGGTGCAGGAACAGGTTCCAGGGCTGGCAGAGCGCGATAATGCCCAGGATCATCAGATACTGCGAACCGGGTTCGAGGTATTTCTGGTTGAAGGCGCGCAAGGTCATTTGCGGATCGCTCCGAAGCTCATACCGCGCAGGAGATGGTTCCTGAGCAGGAAGGTGAATATGGCAACCGGCAGCAGGAACAGGAACGTACCGGCCGCAATGACCGTCCAATCCGGCAGGCCGGAGCCGACCTGGCTCGGAATGAAGGGTGGGGCGGTTTGCGCGCGCCGGTTCGTCATGATCAACGCAAACGCATATTCGTTCCAGGCCGTGATGAAGCAGAAGACCGCGGTCGCGGCGATGCCGGTCGCCGCTTCCGGGATGACGATCTTGAAAAAGGCCTCCATCCGCGTGTAGCCGTCGACGAGCGCGGCCTCCTCATATTCCTTCGGAATTTCGTCGATGAAACCCTTCATCAGCCAAACTGAGAAGGAAAGGTTGAAGGCGGTGTAGAGGATGATGAGTCCCCAATGCGTGTCGTTGAGGCCGACGGCGCGGTACATGAGGAACATCGGGATCGCCACGACGACGGGCGGCAGCATGCGCGTCGACAGGATGAAGAAGAGCAGGTCCGCCTCCCCCTTCACTCTGAAGCGAGAGAAACCGTAGGCTGTGAAAGTTCCCATGCCGACCGCCAGCACCGTGGACGTGATGGCAACGAACAGCGAGTTCATGAAGCGGTTCGGATAGCCGGATGGCTGGACCTCGCCGCGGCCGGAGCGGACGATCTTCTCGCCGCCATCAAACACCATCCGCTCCCACCAGGGGGCGGCGGCATATTCTTCGGGCGTCGGGACCCCGCGCAACTGCGAACGCTTGGTGAAAAGCTTCACGAAGGGCGAGAGTTCCGGCTCGAAGAGCACCGTCGGCGGGATCGTGGTAGCGAGGTT
Coding sequences within it:
- a CDS encoding NAD(P)-dependent oxidoreductase is translated as MSFIFSTHPLHPAATAMLEAAGDLRVASAPDPETLLREGRGAGIIVVRAPIPPAFFEDAPALRAAIRHGAGLDMVPMEAATRAGVLVANVPAVNASTVAEHVLLVTLALLRRFRQMDRDLRQNGWAAGRAQSDAAVDLGGRTMGIVGMGNVGKAIFKIAKFGFGLEVVATSRSPENMPEGARFLAIDELVASADVLVLCCPLTPETTGLLNARRIGRMKPGAILVNVSRGPVVDDAALIEALRDGRIGGAALDVFATQPLPLDHPYFGFANVIVTPHLAGLTEESMMRMGTGAAAEALRVIKGDLPVNLRNPEVTDHYRRRFPAQRGIRVGRPAVLPRPEP
- a CDS encoding ABC transporter ATP-binding protein; amino-acid sequence: MAHIELKGITKTFGNHTALKNLNIDIADGEFFVLLGQTGAGKTTTLRLIAGLEKPTAGQIYIDGHDVADWGAAERDVALVLQQYSLYPRYTVRENLEFPLKSRIRRIEPQEIKERVARVAKTLRIEHLLDRKTDRLSGGEMQRVSIGRAIVRKPRVFLMDEPLSALDAKLREALRTELKNLQMNLGATFLFVTHDQIEAMSMGDKIGVLNNGQLVQTGTPQEIYRNPVNTFVARAVGSPPMNLIAGTLAGGEAVANEGYRLPLGNGHGFATDGRPLTFGIRPEDIFLDSGAPGEARVHDVENHGVEKIVTLRTGERFIHATVPTQTALRIEDTVRFSWNPEKVVLFDAGSGVSLRHAG
- a CDS encoding carbohydrate ABC transporter permease produces the protein MAAVQTRSERALNRVAIAAVLIITLIFLAPIYWITSTAFKPRNLATTIPPTVLFEPELSPFVKLFTKRSQLRGVPTPEEYAAAPWWERMVFDGGEKIVRSGRGEVQPSGYPNRFMNSLFVAITSTVLAVGMGTFTAYGFSRFRVKGEADLLFFILSTRMLPPVVVAIPMFLMYRAVGLNDTHWGLIILYTAFNLSFSVWLMKGFIDEIPKEYEEAALVDGYTRMEAFFKIVIPEAATGIAATAVFCFITAWNEYAFALIMTNRRAQTAPPFIPSQVGSGLPDWTVIAAGTFLFLLPVAIFTFLLRNHLLRGMSFGAIRK
- a CDS encoding ABC transporter ATP-binding protein, giving the protein MTQIELRAIQKYFGAVQVIKDLNLAIADNEFIVLLGQSGCGKTTTLRAVAGLETIDEGDILIDGQPVQHIKASGRDIAMVFQSFSLYPHMTVYENIAFPLRATRMSRADVDKAVREIAAVLRITGLLARKPSALSGGDMQRVAIGRALVRRPKAMLMDEPIGALDAKLREEMRAEIKRLHIKQGSTTIYVTHDQVEAMSLADRIVIMHEGILQQVGTPEEVYGQPANMFVAQFVGSPVMNMAPATVSQTGDRTSVQVSAGTTGFEFPAVLTNRLSDARAENGQLTLGVRPEGVIVSREAREGFVPVEAHIIEPLGSHDIVDLKVGQQMIRARTKSGFVPGPGQAVWARIDPAQAHFFNTATGSSLGIRL